The genomic interval CTTAATCGCAGAAGATGAGCTCGGTGTGCGCAAGGCCCGCGGGGTTCTCTGGAGTGGTCAAGTGCCAGCGCCGGGCGCGGGTGCGGGTgtcggccgtggcggcggcgccggacagAGCCGCGACGGCGGCTAAGACGACGATGTACGATGTGCTGGCGGTGGGCACGTCGGCGGGACCGGAGGAGATCAAGGCGGCGTACAGGCGCGCGGCGCTGCGGTGGCACCCGGACACTTGCCCTGGTGGCGCCGATCGGTTCATGATGGCGCGCGAGGCATACGAGGTGCTCTCCGACCCCGAGCGTAGGCGGGGCTACGACATAGAGTTGCGcttcggcggtggcggtggcgccgggTACTCCAGCGCGGCGCGTCGAGCGGGGTACGCGGACTGGGAGGAGCAGCTGGCCGGGCTGCAGTggcgggcggcggaggcgcgAGGGACGTGGGGGTACAGgatgcgccgcgccgccgcgcagaCGTCGTCGTCGCACTAGTCGAAACCGCCGCGTCTTTGCACGGTGCTTGTATAGTTTAGCTAGCCATCTTAGGCCCGTGTGGTTCGCCCGATTGGTGAAATACTGAGTTACTACAAGTAACTATTTTGATGCCTAAATAGCACATGCGCGAGCAATGTCTTAAGTTGACATTTTTTATTAGTTAAAAATACTAATTAATAACATTACTATTTTTTGAGGGAAAATAACATTACTATTTGGACACGGT from Lolium rigidum isolate FL_2022 unplaced genomic scaffold, APGP_CSIRO_Lrig_0.1 contig_8750_1, whole genome shotgun sequence carries:
- the LOC124682324 gene encoding chaperone protein DnaJ-like, whose protein sequence is MSSVCARPAGFSGVVKCQRRARVRVSAVAAAPDRAATAAKTTMYDVLAVGTSAGPEEIKAAYRRAALRWHPDTCPGGADRFMMAREAYEVLSDPERRRGYDIELRFGGGGGAGYSSAARRAGYADWEEQLAGLQWRAAEARGTWGYRMRRAAAQTSSSH